One Diospyros lotus cultivar Yz01 chromosome 1, ASM1463336v1, whole genome shotgun sequence genomic window carries:
- the LOC127797461 gene encoding S-type anion channel SLAH3-like isoform X1 encodes MESSEHLGFSKHDSPELLPPLIKFISANEVAGFDNVTDIAAQNQSSNSWSQIMHSVSISMPSSPMEVQLQGARKVFFKDRNGTALANDIPNASPPSTDAGTEQAKFHSQPIPSGLAFDNAVATGKFPIHPEPPPKNPRIDRLRDRQFDSFKTWSGKLERRLSNLRGKPRETEPEENTPNLEVETLSVDRFFEALEGPELDTLRASEEILLPEDKQWPFLLRYPISSFGICLGVSSQAVMWKTLAISDSTKFLHVNLDVNLTLWCISVALVATVSFVYLLKLILYFEAVRREYYHPVRVNFFFAPWIALLFLALGVPPSVAGQLHKSLWYILMTPIFCLEIKIYGQWMSGGQRRLSKVANPSNHLSIVGNFVGALLGASMGLKEGPIFFFAVGLAHYVVLFVTLYQRLPTNETLPKELHPVFFLFVAAPSVASMAWAKIQGSFGYGSRIAYFIALFLYISLAVRVNFFRGFRFSLAWWAYTFPMTGAAIATIKYANEVPNVLTKTLSIALSVIATFTVTSLLVTTVLHAFVLRDLFPNDISIAISDRKPKTTRKWFHRRAGSSENDIENYLKFSDTESKDVEASLTPPVAKSVGRLCRTSSRCQGKSLSRRFGIGTLGLLP; translated from the exons ATGGAAAGCAGTGAACATCTGGGTTTCTCAAAGCACGATTCTCCTGAGTTACTTCCACCACTCATCAAATTTATCTCTGCAAATGAAGTTGCTGGCTTTGACAAT GTAACCGATATAGCTGCCCAAAACCAGAGTAGTAATTCGTGGTCACAGATAATGCATTCTGTTTCTATCAGCATGCCCTCTTCCCCTATGGAAGTTCAATTACAGGGCGCTAGAAAAGTATTCTTCAAAGATCGCAACGGAACCGCTCTCGCCAATGATATTCCAAATGCTTCTCCTCCATCGACTGATGCTGGGACTGAACAGGCAAAATTCCATTCTCAACCAATTCCGTCAGGTCTTGCATTTGATAATGCAGTTGCAACTGGAAAATTTCCCATCCATCCAGAGCCTCCACCAAAGAATCCAAGGATTGACAGGTTGAGGGATAGACAGTTTGATTCTTTCAAAACATGGTCTGGCAAGCTTGAGAGGCGGTTGTCAAATTTACGTGGAAAGCCACGGGAAACTGAGCCAGAGGAAAACACTCCAAATTTAGAGGTGGAGACATTATCTGTGGATCGATTCTTCGAGGCCCTGGAAGGACCAGAGTTGGATACCCTCAGG GCTTCAGAGGAAATATTGCTTCCAGAGGACAAGCAATGGCCATTTCTTCTTCGCTATCCTATTTCTTCTTTTGGTATTTGCCTCGGGGTTAGCAGCCAAGCCGTTATGTGGAAGACCTTGGCAATTTCTGATTCTACAAAATTCCTCCACGTAAACCTGGATGTAAATCTCACCCTATGGTGCATCTCTGTTGCTCTTGTTGCCACGGTTTCTTTCGTCTACTTGCTCAAACTGATACTGTACTTTGAAGCAGTTCGTCGTGAATACTATCACCCTGTCCGCGTCAACTTCTTCTTTGCCCCATGGATTGCCTTGTTGTTCTTAGCTCTTGGAGTTCCACCCTCAGTTGCTGGACAGCTACATAAATCTCTCTGGTACATTCTTATGACACCAATTTTCTGTCTAGAGATTAAGATTTATGGACAGTGGATGTCAGGAGGACAAAGGAGGCTTTCGAAGGTGGCCAATCCTTCGAACCATCTCTCTATTGTTGGGAACTTTGTGGGGGCTTTACTGGGTGCATCAATGGGGCTAAAAGAAGGTCCAATATTCTTCTTTGCTGTTGGATTGGCTCATTACGTAGTCTTATTTGTGACGCTCTACCAGAGACTCCCAACAAACGAAACCCTCCCGAAGGAACTCCATCCAGTTTTCTTTCTGTTTGTTGCAGCACCCAGTGTTGCTTCTATGGCTTGGGCAAAGATTCAGGGCTCCTTTGGTTATGGATCGCGAATTGCTTACTTTATTGCCTTGTTCCTATATATCTCACTG GCTGTTCGAGTTAATTTCTTTCGAGGTTTCAG ATTCTCATTGGCATGGTGGGCTTACACTTTCCCTATGACCGGGGCTGCCATTGCAACCATCAAGTATGCCAATGAGGTCCCGAACGTATTAACCAAAACGCTATCCATCGCGCTCTCTGTCATCGCCACGTTCACCGTGACATCGCTTCTCGTGACAACCGTTCTCCATGCCTTCGTGCTACGAGACCTCTTCCCCAATGACATTTCCATTGCCATCAGCGACAGGAAGCCAAAAACCACCCGGAAATGGTTCCACAGGAGAGCCGGCAGCTCAGAGAATGATATCGAAAACTACCTTAAATTTTCTGACACAGAGAGCAAGGATGTAGAAGCTTCTTTGACGCCCCCAGTTGCTAAAAGTGTTGGACGGTTGTGTCGAACCAGCAGCAGATGTCAAGGAAAATCACTCTCCCGGCGGTTTGGAATTGGAACCTTAGGATTGTTACCATAG
- the LOC127797461 gene encoding S-type anion channel SLAH3-like isoform X2, whose translation MVSITCQVTDIAAQNQSSNSWSQIMHSVSISMPSSPMEVQLQGARKVFFKDRNGTALANDIPNASPPSTDAGTEQAKFHSQPIPSGLAFDNAVATGKFPIHPEPPPKNPRIDRLRDRQFDSFKTWSGKLERRLSNLRGKPRETEPEENTPNLEVETLSVDRFFEALEGPELDTLRASEEILLPEDKQWPFLLRYPISSFGICLGVSSQAVMWKTLAISDSTKFLHVNLDVNLTLWCISVALVATVSFVYLLKLILYFEAVRREYYHPVRVNFFFAPWIALLFLALGVPPSVAGQLHKSLWYILMTPIFCLEIKIYGQWMSGGQRRLSKVANPSNHLSIVGNFVGALLGASMGLKEGPIFFFAVGLAHYVVLFVTLYQRLPTNETLPKELHPVFFLFVAAPSVASMAWAKIQGSFGYGSRIAYFIALFLYISLAVRVNFFRGFRFSLAWWAYTFPMTGAAIATIKYANEVPNVLTKTLSIALSVIATFTVTSLLVTTVLHAFVLRDLFPNDISIAISDRKPKTTRKWFHRRAGSSENDIENYLKFSDTESKDVEASLTPPVAKSVGRLCRTSSRCQGKSLSRRFGIGTLGLLP comes from the exons ATGGTCTCTATTACTTGTCAG GTAACCGATATAGCTGCCCAAAACCAGAGTAGTAATTCGTGGTCACAGATAATGCATTCTGTTTCTATCAGCATGCCCTCTTCCCCTATGGAAGTTCAATTACAGGGCGCTAGAAAAGTATTCTTCAAAGATCGCAACGGAACCGCTCTCGCCAATGATATTCCAAATGCTTCTCCTCCATCGACTGATGCTGGGACTGAACAGGCAAAATTCCATTCTCAACCAATTCCGTCAGGTCTTGCATTTGATAATGCAGTTGCAACTGGAAAATTTCCCATCCATCCAGAGCCTCCACCAAAGAATCCAAGGATTGACAGGTTGAGGGATAGACAGTTTGATTCTTTCAAAACATGGTCTGGCAAGCTTGAGAGGCGGTTGTCAAATTTACGTGGAAAGCCACGGGAAACTGAGCCAGAGGAAAACACTCCAAATTTAGAGGTGGAGACATTATCTGTGGATCGATTCTTCGAGGCCCTGGAAGGACCAGAGTTGGATACCCTCAGG GCTTCAGAGGAAATATTGCTTCCAGAGGACAAGCAATGGCCATTTCTTCTTCGCTATCCTATTTCTTCTTTTGGTATTTGCCTCGGGGTTAGCAGCCAAGCCGTTATGTGGAAGACCTTGGCAATTTCTGATTCTACAAAATTCCTCCACGTAAACCTGGATGTAAATCTCACCCTATGGTGCATCTCTGTTGCTCTTGTTGCCACGGTTTCTTTCGTCTACTTGCTCAAACTGATACTGTACTTTGAAGCAGTTCGTCGTGAATACTATCACCCTGTCCGCGTCAACTTCTTCTTTGCCCCATGGATTGCCTTGTTGTTCTTAGCTCTTGGAGTTCCACCCTCAGTTGCTGGACAGCTACATAAATCTCTCTGGTACATTCTTATGACACCAATTTTCTGTCTAGAGATTAAGATTTATGGACAGTGGATGTCAGGAGGACAAAGGAGGCTTTCGAAGGTGGCCAATCCTTCGAACCATCTCTCTATTGTTGGGAACTTTGTGGGGGCTTTACTGGGTGCATCAATGGGGCTAAAAGAAGGTCCAATATTCTTCTTTGCTGTTGGATTGGCTCATTACGTAGTCTTATTTGTGACGCTCTACCAGAGACTCCCAACAAACGAAACCCTCCCGAAGGAACTCCATCCAGTTTTCTTTCTGTTTGTTGCAGCACCCAGTGTTGCTTCTATGGCTTGGGCAAAGATTCAGGGCTCCTTTGGTTATGGATCGCGAATTGCTTACTTTATTGCCTTGTTCCTATATATCTCACTG GCTGTTCGAGTTAATTTCTTTCGAGGTTTCAG ATTCTCATTGGCATGGTGGGCTTACACTTTCCCTATGACCGGGGCTGCCATTGCAACCATCAAGTATGCCAATGAGGTCCCGAACGTATTAACCAAAACGCTATCCATCGCGCTCTCTGTCATCGCCACGTTCACCGTGACATCGCTTCTCGTGACAACCGTTCTCCATGCCTTCGTGCTACGAGACCTCTTCCCCAATGACATTTCCATTGCCATCAGCGACAGGAAGCCAAAAACCACCCGGAAATGGTTCCACAGGAGAGCCGGCAGCTCAGAGAATGATATCGAAAACTACCTTAAATTTTCTGACACAGAGAGCAAGGATGTAGAAGCTTCTTTGACGCCCCCAGTTGCTAAAAGTGTTGGACGGTTGTGTCGAACCAGCAGCAGATGTCAAGGAAAATCACTCTCCCGGCGGTTTGGAATTGGAACCTTAGGATTGTTACCATAG
- the LOC127797461 gene encoding S-type anion channel SLAH3-like isoform X3 yields the protein MHSVSISMPSSPMEVQLQGARKVFFKDRNGTALANDIPNASPPSTDAGTEQAKFHSQPIPSGLAFDNAVATGKFPIHPEPPPKNPRIDRLRDRQFDSFKTWSGKLERRLSNLRGKPRETEPEENTPNLEVETLSVDRFFEALEGPELDTLRASEEILLPEDKQWPFLLRYPISSFGICLGVSSQAVMWKTLAISDSTKFLHVNLDVNLTLWCISVALVATVSFVYLLKLILYFEAVRREYYHPVRVNFFFAPWIALLFLALGVPPSVAGQLHKSLWYILMTPIFCLEIKIYGQWMSGGQRRLSKVANPSNHLSIVGNFVGALLGASMGLKEGPIFFFAVGLAHYVVLFVTLYQRLPTNETLPKELHPVFFLFVAAPSVASMAWAKIQGSFGYGSRIAYFIALFLYISLAVRVNFFRGFRFSLAWWAYTFPMTGAAIATIKYANEVPNVLTKTLSIALSVIATFTVTSLLVTTVLHAFVLRDLFPNDISIAISDRKPKTTRKWFHRRAGSSENDIENYLKFSDTESKDVEASLTPPVAKSVGRLCRTSSRCQGKSLSRRFGIGTLGLLP from the exons ATGCATTCTGTTTCTATCAGCATGCCCTCTTCCCCTATGGAAGTTCAATTACAGGGCGCTAGAAAAGTATTCTTCAAAGATCGCAACGGAACCGCTCTCGCCAATGATATTCCAAATGCTTCTCCTCCATCGACTGATGCTGGGACTGAACAGGCAAAATTCCATTCTCAACCAATTCCGTCAGGTCTTGCATTTGATAATGCAGTTGCAACTGGAAAATTTCCCATCCATCCAGAGCCTCCACCAAAGAATCCAAGGATTGACAGGTTGAGGGATAGACAGTTTGATTCTTTCAAAACATGGTCTGGCAAGCTTGAGAGGCGGTTGTCAAATTTACGTGGAAAGCCACGGGAAACTGAGCCAGAGGAAAACACTCCAAATTTAGAGGTGGAGACATTATCTGTGGATCGATTCTTCGAGGCCCTGGAAGGACCAGAGTTGGATACCCTCAGG GCTTCAGAGGAAATATTGCTTCCAGAGGACAAGCAATGGCCATTTCTTCTTCGCTATCCTATTTCTTCTTTTGGTATTTGCCTCGGGGTTAGCAGCCAAGCCGTTATGTGGAAGACCTTGGCAATTTCTGATTCTACAAAATTCCTCCACGTAAACCTGGATGTAAATCTCACCCTATGGTGCATCTCTGTTGCTCTTGTTGCCACGGTTTCTTTCGTCTACTTGCTCAAACTGATACTGTACTTTGAAGCAGTTCGTCGTGAATACTATCACCCTGTCCGCGTCAACTTCTTCTTTGCCCCATGGATTGCCTTGTTGTTCTTAGCTCTTGGAGTTCCACCCTCAGTTGCTGGACAGCTACATAAATCTCTCTGGTACATTCTTATGACACCAATTTTCTGTCTAGAGATTAAGATTTATGGACAGTGGATGTCAGGAGGACAAAGGAGGCTTTCGAAGGTGGCCAATCCTTCGAACCATCTCTCTATTGTTGGGAACTTTGTGGGGGCTTTACTGGGTGCATCAATGGGGCTAAAAGAAGGTCCAATATTCTTCTTTGCTGTTGGATTGGCTCATTACGTAGTCTTATTTGTGACGCTCTACCAGAGACTCCCAACAAACGAAACCCTCCCGAAGGAACTCCATCCAGTTTTCTTTCTGTTTGTTGCAGCACCCAGTGTTGCTTCTATGGCTTGGGCAAAGATTCAGGGCTCCTTTGGTTATGGATCGCGAATTGCTTACTTTATTGCCTTGTTCCTATATATCTCACTG GCTGTTCGAGTTAATTTCTTTCGAGGTTTCAG ATTCTCATTGGCATGGTGGGCTTACACTTTCCCTATGACCGGGGCTGCCATTGCAACCATCAAGTATGCCAATGAGGTCCCGAACGTATTAACCAAAACGCTATCCATCGCGCTCTCTGTCATCGCCACGTTCACCGTGACATCGCTTCTCGTGACAACCGTTCTCCATGCCTTCGTGCTACGAGACCTCTTCCCCAATGACATTTCCATTGCCATCAGCGACAGGAAGCCAAAAACCACCCGGAAATGGTTCCACAGGAGAGCCGGCAGCTCAGAGAATGATATCGAAAACTACCTTAAATTTTCTGACACAGAGAGCAAGGATGTAGAAGCTTCTTTGACGCCCCCAGTTGCTAAAAGTGTTGGACGGTTGTGTCGAACCAGCAGCAGATGTCAAGGAAAATCACTCTCCCGGCGGTTTGGAATTGGAACCTTAGGATTGTTACCATAG
- the LOC127797443 gene encoding uncharacterized protein LOC127797443 isoform X1: MAQKHILLSALGVGFGVGLGLASGQRVNKWAGGDSSVTAGEQIEQELLRLIVDGRESGVTFDEFPYYLSERTRVLLTSAAYVHLKSLDVSKYTRNLSPASRAILLTGPAELYQQMLAKALAHHFEAKLLLLDVNDFSLKLQSKYGNLKKDPSLKRSISEVTLGQMSSLLGSFSILPPKEEPRGTIRRQSSVSDINLMSREGSSDPPKHRRNTSTIDMSSNSSQFSSSNPAPLKRMNSWSFDEKLFLQSLFKVLVSVSRTSSMILYVRDVERTLLHSGRLCKLFDRMLKKLSGSVLILGSRILDSEDDCGEMNERLALLFPYNIEIKPPDDETHLISWKVQLEEDMKAMKFQDNKNRIAEVLASNDLDCDDLGSICQADTMVLSNYIEEIVVSAISYHLMNNKNPEYRNGKLVISSKSLAVGLSIFQEGKGGRKDTLKLETNAESSKASVGEEVIGSKPDEKSESMPSESKSETEKPVPSGKKDGDNAPPKALEVPPDNEFEKRIRPEVIPANEIGVTFADIGAMDEIKESLQELVMLPLRRPDLFKGGLLKPCKGILLFGPPGTGKTMLAKAIANEAGASFINVSMSTITSKWFGEDEKNVRALFTLAAKVSPTIIFVDEVDSMLGQRTRVGEHEAMRKIKNEFMTHWDGLLTRSGERILVLAATNRPFDLDEAIIRRFERRVMVGLPSVESREMILRTLLAKEKAENLDFKEIATMTEGYSGSDLKNLCVTAAYRPVRELIQQERLKDMEKGKQKAEEGQGSEDNSNTKEDKEERVITLRPLNMEDMKQAKNQVAASFAAEGSIMAELKQWNDLYGEGGSRKKQQLTYFL, encoded by the exons ATGGCGCAGAAGCACATTCTGTTGTCTGCATTGGGCGTAGGGTTTGGAGTTGGGCTTGGTTTGGCCTCCGGACAGAGAGTTAACAAATGGGCGGGAGGTGATTCGTCCGTTACTGCCGGTGAGCAGATTGAGCAGGAGCTTTTGAGACTCATTGTCGATGGCAGAGAAAGCGGCGTCACCTTTGATGAGTTCCCTTATTACCTCAG TGAGCGGACGCGGGTGTTATTGACTAGTGCTGCATATGTTCATTTAAAGAGCCTAGATGTCTCCAAGTACACTCGGAATCTTTCCCCTGCAAGTAGGGCTATATTACTCACTGGACCCGCTG aaCTTTATCAGCAAATGCTTGCAAAAGCTCTTGCACATCACTTCGAAGCTAAGCTGTTATTATTAGATGTAAATGACTTTTCTCTAAAG TTGCAGAGCAAGTATGGCAATCTCAAAAAGGATCCA TCTTTGAAGAGGTCCATCTCAGAAGTGACTTTGGGTCAAATGTCCAGTTTGCTTGGTTCCTTCTCAATCCTGCCACCAAAGGAGGAGCCTAGAG GCACCATACGCAGGCAAAGTAGTGTCTCAGATATAAATTTAAT GAGTAGAGAAGGTTCTAGTGATCCCCCAAAGCACCGTAGAAACACGTCTACTATTGATATGAGCAGCAACAGTTCTCAGTTCTCTTCTTCAAATCCAG CTCCTCTCAAGCGCATGAACAGCTGGTCCTTCGATGAAAAACTTTTCTTACAGTCACTTTTCAAG GTTCTGGTTTCAGTCTCTAGAACCAGCTCCATGATTCTCTATGTCAGGGATGTTGAGAGAACTCTTCTCCATTCCGGAAGGCTATGTAAATTGTTTGATAGGATGTTGAAGAAACTGTCAGGATCAGTCCTAATACTTGGATCCCGGATATTGGACTCAGAGGATGACTGTGGGGAAATGAATGAGAGACTCGCTCTTCTATTTCCTTACAATATTGAGATCAAGCCACCTGATGATGAGACTCATCTTATAAGCTGGAAGGTCCAACTGGAAGAGGATATGAAGGCAATGAAGTTTCAGGATAACAAAAACCGCATTGCTGAGGTACTCGCATCTAATGATCTTGATTGTGATGATCTAGGTTCCATTTGCCAAGCTGACACAATGGTCCTCAGCAATTACATAGAAGAGATTGTAGTATCCGCAATATCTTATCATCTGATGAATAACAAGAATCCAGAATACCGAAATGGGAAGCTTGTTATATCATCCAAGAG TTTGGCTGTTGGACTGAGTATCTTCCAGGAAGGAAAAGGGGGTAGGAAGGATACACTCAAACTAGAGACCAATGCTGAATCTTCCAAG gCCTCTGTGGGGGAAGAGGTCATTGGCTCAAAACCTGATGAGAAGTCCGAGTCCATGCCATCTGAAAGCAAAAGTGAGACAGAGAAACCAGTTCCTTCCGGAAAAAAAGATGGTGACAATGCACCTCCAAAAGCACTG gAAGTTCCTCCAGACAATGAATTTGAGAAACGTATAAGGCCAGAGGTTATTCCTGCAAATGAGATCGGAGTGACATTTGCAGATATTGGTGccatggatgagattaaagaaTCACTTCAGGAGCTGGTCATGCTTCCTCTTCGAAGGCCAGACCTCTTCAAAGGCGGACTTCTTAAACCTTGTAAAGGTATATTGCTTTTTGGGCCTCCTGGTACAGGGAAAACAATGCTGGCAAAGGCCATAGCCAATGAAGCGggtgcaagtttcattaatgtCTCAATGTCAACCATCACCTCAAAATGGTTTGGAGAAGATGAAAAGAATGTTCGAGCTTTGTTCACGCTAGCAGCAAAGGTTTCTCCAACTATTATTTTTGTAGATGAGGTAGACAGCATGCTTGGGCAGCGGACAAGAGTTGGGGAGCATGAGGCTATGCGGAAGATCAAAAATGAGTTCATGACACACTGGGATGGGCTATTGACAAGGTCGGGTGAGCGTATTCTTGTTCTTGCTGCAACCAACAGGCCATTTGACCTGGATGAGGCAATTATTAGGCGGTTTGAGCGCAG AGTAATGGTTGGTCTCCCATCTGTGGAAAGCAGAGAAATGATCTTGAGGACTCTTTTAGCTAAGGAAAAAGCAGAAAACCTAGACTTCAAGGAGATTGCAACCATGACAGAAGGATATAGTGGAAGTGACCTAAAG AATTTATGCGTCACAGCAGCTTATCGACCTGTTAGGGAGCTGATACAACAAGAGAGATTAAAGGATATG GAAAAAGGAAAGCAAAAAGCTGAAGAAGGGCAGGGCTCAGAAGACAATTCCAATACAAAGGAAGATAAAGAGGAAAGagtaattacacttaggccGTTAAACATGGAAGATATGAAGCAGGCAAAGAACCAG GTTGCTGCAAGTTTTGCTGCAGAAGGATCTATAATGGCTGAACTGAAGCAGTGGAATGACTTGTACGGGGAAGGAGGCTCGAGGAAGAAGCAGCAGTTAACTTACTTCCTTTAG
- the LOC127797443 gene encoding uncharacterized protein LOC127797443 isoform X2, with the protein MFDCVHRESTIFSKGTERVKFVSCCNERTRVLLTSAAYVHLKSLDVSKYTRNLSPASRAILLTGPAELYQQMLAKALAHHFEAKLLLLDVNDFSLKLQSKYGNLKKDPSLKRSISEVTLGQMSSLLGSFSILPPKEEPRGTIRRQSSVSDINLMSREGSSDPPKHRRNTSTIDMSSNSSQFSSSNPAPLKRMNSWSFDEKLFLQSLFKVLVSVSRTSSMILYVRDVERTLLHSGRLCKLFDRMLKKLSGSVLILGSRILDSEDDCGEMNERLALLFPYNIEIKPPDDETHLISWKVQLEEDMKAMKFQDNKNRIAEVLASNDLDCDDLGSICQADTMVLSNYIEEIVVSAISYHLMNNKNPEYRNGKLVISSKSLAVGLSIFQEGKGGRKDTLKLETNAESSKASVGEEVIGSKPDEKSESMPSESKSETEKPVPSGKKDGDNAPPKALEVPPDNEFEKRIRPEVIPANEIGVTFADIGAMDEIKESLQELVMLPLRRPDLFKGGLLKPCKGILLFGPPGTGKTMLAKAIANEAGASFINVSMSTITSKWFGEDEKNVRALFTLAAKVSPTIIFVDEVDSMLGQRTRVGEHEAMRKIKNEFMTHWDGLLTRSGERILVLAATNRPFDLDEAIIRRFERRVMVGLPSVESREMILRTLLAKEKAENLDFKEIATMTEGYSGSDLKNLCVTAAYRPVRELIQQERLKDMEKGKQKAEEGQGSEDNSNTKEDKEERVITLRPLNMEDMKQAKNQVAASFAAEGSIMAELKQWNDLYGEGGSRKKQQLTYFL; encoded by the exons atgtttGATTGTGTTCACAGGGAGTCAACCATCTTCTCAAAAGGGACAGAAAGAGTGAAGTTTGTCAGCTGTTGCAA TGAGCGGACGCGGGTGTTATTGACTAGTGCTGCATATGTTCATTTAAAGAGCCTAGATGTCTCCAAGTACACTCGGAATCTTTCCCCTGCAAGTAGGGCTATATTACTCACTGGACCCGCTG aaCTTTATCAGCAAATGCTTGCAAAAGCTCTTGCACATCACTTCGAAGCTAAGCTGTTATTATTAGATGTAAATGACTTTTCTCTAAAG TTGCAGAGCAAGTATGGCAATCTCAAAAAGGATCCA TCTTTGAAGAGGTCCATCTCAGAAGTGACTTTGGGTCAAATGTCCAGTTTGCTTGGTTCCTTCTCAATCCTGCCACCAAAGGAGGAGCCTAGAG GCACCATACGCAGGCAAAGTAGTGTCTCAGATATAAATTTAAT GAGTAGAGAAGGTTCTAGTGATCCCCCAAAGCACCGTAGAAACACGTCTACTATTGATATGAGCAGCAACAGTTCTCAGTTCTCTTCTTCAAATCCAG CTCCTCTCAAGCGCATGAACAGCTGGTCCTTCGATGAAAAACTTTTCTTACAGTCACTTTTCAAG GTTCTGGTTTCAGTCTCTAGAACCAGCTCCATGATTCTCTATGTCAGGGATGTTGAGAGAACTCTTCTCCATTCCGGAAGGCTATGTAAATTGTTTGATAGGATGTTGAAGAAACTGTCAGGATCAGTCCTAATACTTGGATCCCGGATATTGGACTCAGAGGATGACTGTGGGGAAATGAATGAGAGACTCGCTCTTCTATTTCCTTACAATATTGAGATCAAGCCACCTGATGATGAGACTCATCTTATAAGCTGGAAGGTCCAACTGGAAGAGGATATGAAGGCAATGAAGTTTCAGGATAACAAAAACCGCATTGCTGAGGTACTCGCATCTAATGATCTTGATTGTGATGATCTAGGTTCCATTTGCCAAGCTGACACAATGGTCCTCAGCAATTACATAGAAGAGATTGTAGTATCCGCAATATCTTATCATCTGATGAATAACAAGAATCCAGAATACCGAAATGGGAAGCTTGTTATATCATCCAAGAG TTTGGCTGTTGGACTGAGTATCTTCCAGGAAGGAAAAGGGGGTAGGAAGGATACACTCAAACTAGAGACCAATGCTGAATCTTCCAAG gCCTCTGTGGGGGAAGAGGTCATTGGCTCAAAACCTGATGAGAAGTCCGAGTCCATGCCATCTGAAAGCAAAAGTGAGACAGAGAAACCAGTTCCTTCCGGAAAAAAAGATGGTGACAATGCACCTCCAAAAGCACTG gAAGTTCCTCCAGACAATGAATTTGAGAAACGTATAAGGCCAGAGGTTATTCCTGCAAATGAGATCGGAGTGACATTTGCAGATATTGGTGccatggatgagattaaagaaTCACTTCAGGAGCTGGTCATGCTTCCTCTTCGAAGGCCAGACCTCTTCAAAGGCGGACTTCTTAAACCTTGTAAAGGTATATTGCTTTTTGGGCCTCCTGGTACAGGGAAAACAATGCTGGCAAAGGCCATAGCCAATGAAGCGggtgcaagtttcattaatgtCTCAATGTCAACCATCACCTCAAAATGGTTTGGAGAAGATGAAAAGAATGTTCGAGCTTTGTTCACGCTAGCAGCAAAGGTTTCTCCAACTATTATTTTTGTAGATGAGGTAGACAGCATGCTTGGGCAGCGGACAAGAGTTGGGGAGCATGAGGCTATGCGGAAGATCAAAAATGAGTTCATGACACACTGGGATGGGCTATTGACAAGGTCGGGTGAGCGTATTCTTGTTCTTGCTGCAACCAACAGGCCATTTGACCTGGATGAGGCAATTATTAGGCGGTTTGAGCGCAG AGTAATGGTTGGTCTCCCATCTGTGGAAAGCAGAGAAATGATCTTGAGGACTCTTTTAGCTAAGGAAAAAGCAGAAAACCTAGACTTCAAGGAGATTGCAACCATGACAGAAGGATATAGTGGAAGTGACCTAAAG AATTTATGCGTCACAGCAGCTTATCGACCTGTTAGGGAGCTGATACAACAAGAGAGATTAAAGGATATG GAAAAAGGAAAGCAAAAAGCTGAAGAAGGGCAGGGCTCAGAAGACAATTCCAATACAAAGGAAGATAAAGAGGAAAGagtaattacacttaggccGTTAAACATGGAAGATATGAAGCAGGCAAAGAACCAG GTTGCTGCAAGTTTTGCTGCAGAAGGATCTATAATGGCTGAACTGAAGCAGTGGAATGACTTGTACGGGGAAGGAGGCTCGAGGAAGAAGCAGCAGTTAACTTACTTCCTTTAG